One Campylobacter concisus genomic region harbors:
- a CDS encoding NAD(P)H-dependent oxidoreductase yields MNYLEILKFRHACKVFDESKKIGAGEFDFILEAGRLSPSSTGLEQWDILVVQNKELREKIKALSWNQAQITSCSHLVVVLAKIKEVKFGSTYVNKIIARNTNKDPEAIAARQKFYHDFLLANFKNDDELTFQWSHEQCMIIATNMMNAAASLGIDSCPIEGFDRHALNELLGLDESFQRVAIMVPFGYRLNPQPKKLRREISDIVTWIY; encoded by the coding sequence ATGAATTATCTTGAAATTTTAAAATTTCGTCATGCTTGCAAGGTTTTTGACGAAAGCAAAAAAATCGGTGCTGGAGAGTTTGATTTTATACTAGAAGCTGGTAGGTTAAGCCCTAGTTCAACTGGCCTTGAGCAGTGGGATATCTTAGTCGTTCAAAATAAAGAGCTTAGAGAAAAAATAAAAGCTCTTTCATGGAATCAAGCGCAAATCACATCTTGCTCACATTTAGTTGTCGTTTTAGCTAAGATCAAAGAGGTAAAATTTGGAAGCACCTACGTTAATAAAATAATCGCTAGAAATACCAACAAAGATCCTGAAGCCATTGCTGCAAGGCAAAAATTTTATCATGACTTTTTGCTAGCAAATTTTAAAAATGATGATGAGCTAACATTTCAGTGGTCGCATGAACAATGTATGATAATTGCCACAAATATGATGAATGCAGCTGCAAGTTTGGGCATTGATAGTTGCCCGATAGAAGGCTTTGATAGACATGCTTTAAATGAACTTTTGGGACTTGATGAGAGCTTTCAAAGAGTGGCTATCATGGTGCCATTTGGCTACCGCCTAAATCCACAACCAAAAAAACTTCGCAGAGAAATTTCTGATATTGTTACTTGGATCTATTAA
- a CDS encoding diguanylate cyclase domain-containing protein, which translates to MLEKQKTSLQIVKMFYTKAILLLLSFIFLALFVVCAGTNDIKYDLSSTNSNIKSSISNSFFIIKNDLFLKSKMVEAGLSDMLFDKNSTKNDLYISFYVFDKNRNLLYSKRFLGADDIAEKDLSWLSLNEADAGKFTVSDRVYKNNRFRDIYASYGLKNGGSILVQIDIKFLQSYATVDYDEKSKTYAYLVDKYGNLSRDEFYKKFDESMFLPYVSLGDEFKEDKIIFSLSHMSFYLISYMPEYKIFVITASTKHFHIFMQFVLFWLSIFCFISSLILWVRDVKFIKNRIMPALKEVRDTLDGNEYEIRRSLNVTEFEDIKNGINKLKIETKKATDGLEEYKSRFGYIFEQSFLKIVVYDAYSGDIIDASNAFLSSIGYTKDEIIELNLNDLIDGDFALFMQMKQDAQNSDMSFKIKLKTKDGGTKDGFLQESQIELRDSRLNFMLIHELDDEKFTKKDNEAINDYSFLSPNVIAEALSSDPFSIVRSTQNIDSVFKVPQDKKLINLKNLISPESLDEFAVNISNESKKFFEKGSKNSEINLVANMQTNENNKTPFKIKVKFIDNGADKEQKIIYFFNDLSDIAKLQEKYDAELKYFQSILWASQVLVFSWDKKSDTLYIPNAIAKSLGYALNGDMSINFERAKTIFVDEFVSFKDFFDLIKKGEVYDGEVRFYRADKEIIYVRIRAKAIAFYDGEASVIKGTMQDLSVQNSFFSYQDLLAKIFSYAKEQIIMLDDEFRIIDANDAFFDTLDISRDKNFIEKIYSKDIINFKNGLKDIKDEILNSLKITGFWQGLIHDVRSRNRLEVISISKLLNAFGDQEGYILLASSANDDCYNKEYLEFIAYHDTLTGLPNRFLLFNKLENLLKQAKKSLKVAAFYVDFDNFKSINDGYGHQVGDKILIEISKKIDEIFPKQGIFARIGGDEFIGAMPYENLGEIYETAENILRVGQGKVSIDDDEKKLSVSIGISLSSDALSVDDLIERADWAMYQAKLNGKNKYYVFNSKKDTYFKNEYRDDSKIIEAIDAGEMFLLYQPEIDIKSGEVSSFEAFIRWKNGDKILRPSDFLPLAKGSKAVVAIALFTLKDALKARAVWLKEGINAKVRVNLCIKKLMTSDFFEKFRKLLEDEQLDANGLIIDIVDSASGVNLDDVVRYIDAYKELGVSFSLDDFASYSGSVEALGMLKTNRFNIDKRFCKQIFDSVEALKTIRMIKYVSDTFDFDVMIKNLEDKSMLEIFVGFGFSRFQGRLFAPELSLDDVLKFKFALSSPLNVRNFQDDENYNMLCKIVGTKELMTRLINLLKCDEKVSEKLKSEIANQVDDIRTINEKLAEILDTILAKIDKENVINLANEAILLCDNDLNLSGANK; encoded by the coding sequence GTGCTTGAGAAACAAAAAACCAGCCTTCAAATAGTAAAAATGTTTTATACAAAGGCTATTTTACTTCTACTCTCATTTATATTTTTAGCATTATTTGTAGTTTGTGCCGGTACGAACGATATAAAGTATGATCTTAGCTCAACTAATTCGAATATAAAATCATCAATCTCAAATAGCTTTTTTATAATAAAAAACGATCTATTTTTAAAATCAAAAATGGTTGAAGCAGGTCTTAGCGATATGCTATTTGATAAAAATTCAACAAAAAACGATCTTTATATATCTTTTTATGTTTTTGATAAAAATAGAAATTTACTCTATTCAAAGAGATTTTTAGGTGCTGATGACATAGCCGAAAAGGATCTATCTTGGCTTAGTTTAAACGAGGCAGATGCTGGGAAATTTACAGTATCAGATCGAGTTTATAAAAATAATCGTTTTAGAGATATTTATGCATCTTATGGACTAAAAAATGGAGGCAGCATTTTAGTTCAAATTGATATAAAATTTTTACAAAGCTACGCTACTGTAGATTACGATGAGAAAAGCAAAACTTATGCTTATTTGGTGGATAAATATGGAAATTTATCAAGAGATGAGTTTTATAAAAAATTTGATGAATCGATGTTTTTGCCTTATGTGAGTCTTGGCGACGAGTTTAAAGAGGATAAAATAATATTTTCTTTAAGCCATATGAGCTTTTATCTCATAAGCTATATGCCAGAGTATAAAATTTTTGTTATTACCGCTTCAACGAAGCATTTTCATATCTTTATGCAGTTTGTGTTATTTTGGCTATCGATCTTTTGTTTTATATCTTCTTTGATTTTATGGGTTAGAGATGTGAAATTTATAAAAAATAGAATAATGCCAGCTTTAAAAGAGGTAAGAGATACTTTAGATGGCAATGAATATGAGATAAGACGAAGCCTTAATGTAACAGAATTTGAAGATATAAAAAATGGAATAAACAAGCTAAAGATAGAAACCAAAAAAGCAACTGATGGGCTAGAAGAATACAAAAGTAGATTTGGCTATATTTTTGAGCAAAGCTTTTTGAAAATAGTAGTTTATGATGCTTATAGCGGCGATATTATTGATGCTAGTAATGCATTTTTGTCTTCCATTGGCTACACAAAAGATGAGATTATAGAGCTAAATTTAAATGATTTAATAGATGGTGATTTTGCATTGTTTATGCAAATGAAACAAGACGCTCAAAATAGCGATATGAGTTTTAAAATCAAGCTAAAAACAAAAGATGGCGGCACTAAAGATGGATTTTTACAAGAGTCGCAGATCGAGCTAAGGGATTCTAGGCTAAATTTTATGCTTATACACGAGCTTGACGATGAAAAATTTACGAAAAAGGATAACGAAGCAATAAATGATTATTCGTTTTTATCGCCAAATGTAATAGCAGAAGCATTAAGCAGCGATCCATTTTCTATCGTAAGAAGTACTCAAAATATCGATAGCGTCTTTAAAGTCCCGCAAGATAAGAAGCTCATAAATTTAAAAAATCTAATAAGCCCTGAAAGTTTAGATGAGTTTGCTGTAAATATTTCTAATGAATCTAAAAAATTCTTTGAAAAAGGTAGCAAAAATAGCGAGATAAATCTCGTAGCCAATATGCAAACAAATGAAAACAATAAAACGCCATTTAAGATAAAAGTAAAATTTATAGATAATGGTGCTGACAAAGAGCAAAAAATCATCTACTTTTTTAATGACCTAAGCGATATAGCAAAGTTGCAAGAAAAATATGATGCTGAATTAAAATATTTTCAAAGCATACTTTGGGCAAGCCAAGTGCTTGTCTTTTCATGGGATAAAAAAAGCGACACCCTTTATATCCCAAATGCTATTGCTAAATCGCTTGGATATGCATTAAATGGGGATATGAGTATAAATTTTGAACGTGCAAAAACTATATTTGTAGATGAATTTGTGAGCTTTAAGGACTTTTTTGACCTTATAAAAAAAGGTGAAGTATATGATGGCGAAGTGCGTTTTTATAGGGCTGATAAAGAGATTATTTATGTAAGGATTAGAGCAAAAGCAATAGCTTTTTATGATGGTGAAGCAAGCGTCATAAAGGGCACAATGCAAGATCTTAGTGTGCAAAATAGCTTTTTTTCTTATCAAGACCTTTTAGCAAAAATTTTCTCATACGCAAAAGAGCAGATTATTATGCTTGATGATGAGTTTAGGATCATAGATGCTAATGACGCTTTTTTCGATACGCTTGATATTTCTAGAGATAAAAATTTTATAGAGAAAATTTACTCAAAAGATATAATAAATTTTAAAAACGGACTAAAAGATATTAAAGATGAAATTTTAAATTCACTTAAAATAACTGGCTTTTGGCAAGGTCTTATTCATGATGTTCGAAGCAGAAATAGACTCGAAGTCATAAGTATAAGCAAGCTTTTAAACGCGTTTGGCGATCAAGAGGGATATATTTTGTTGGCTTCAAGCGCAAATGATGATTGCTACAATAAAGAGTATCTCGAATTTATCGCATATCACGATACGCTGACTGGGTTACCAAATAGATTTTTGCTTTTTAATAAGCTAGAAAATCTGCTAAAACAAGCGAAAAAAAGCTTAAAAGTAGCAGCTTTTTATGTCGATTTTGATAATTTTAAATCGATAAATGATGGATATGGACATCAAGTAGGCGATAAAATCCTAATAGAAATTTCAAAAAAAATAGATGAAATTTTCCCAAAACAAGGGATATTTGCAAGAATAGGCGGGGACGAGTTTATAGGTGCTATGCCTTATGAAAATTTGGGAGAAATTTACGAAACTGCTGAGAACATCTTAAGAGTGGGTCAGGGTAAAGTTTCTATTGATGATGACGAGAAAAAACTTAGCGTAAGTATTGGCATTAGCTTAAGTAGCGATGCACTTAGTGTTGATGATCTAATTGAAAGAGCTGATTGGGCTATGTATCAAGCAAAGCTTAATGGAAAAAATAAATATTATGTATTTAATTCGAAAAAAGATACGTACTTTAAAAATGAATATAGAGATGACTCAAAGATCATTGAAGCTATCGATGCTGGCGAGATGTTCTTGCTTTATCAGCCTGAGATTGATATAAAAAGTGGGGAAGTTAGCAGCTTTGAGGCATTTATTAGATGGAAAAATGGCGATAAGATATTAAGGCCATCAGACTTCTTGCCACTTGCAAAAGGCTCAAAAGCAGTTGTTGCTATCGCATTATTTACACTAAAAGATGCTTTAAAAGCTAGGGCTGTATGGCTAAAAGAGGGGATAAATGCAAAAGTTAGAGTAAATTTATGCATTAAAAAGCTAATGACTTCTGATTTTTTTGAGAAATTTAGAAAGCTTTTAGAAGATGAGCAGCTAGACGCTAATGGTCTAATCATAGACATCGTTGACTCTGCAAGTGGCGTAAATTTAGATGATGTTGTTAGATATATCGATGCTTATAAGGAGCTAGGCGTTAGCTTTTCACTTGATGATTTTGCATCTTATTCGGGCTCGGTAGAAGCTTTAGGTATGTTAAAAACAAATAGATTTAATATAGATAAAAGATTTTGCAAACAGATTTTTGATTCAGTAGAAGCGCTAAAGACCATACGCATGATAAAGTATGTATCAGATACATTTGATTTTGATGTCATGATAAAAAATTTAGAAGATAAAAGCATGCTTGAAATTTTTGTTGGATTTGGCTTTAGTAGATTTCAAGGACGGCTTTTTGCGCCAGAGCTTAGCCTGGATGATGTGCTTAAATTTAAATTTGCTTTATCATCTCCGCTAAATGTAAGAAATTTTCAAGATGATGAGAACTACAATATGCTTTGCAAAATAGTAGGTACAAAAGAGCTTATGACTCGTTTGATAAATTTGCTTAAATGCGATGAAAAAGTAAGTGAAAAATTAAAAAGCGAAATAGCAAATCAAGTAGATGATATCAGAACAATAAATGAAAAATTAGCTGAAATTTTAGATACGATCCTTGCAAAAATAGACAAAGAAAACGTAATAAATTTAGCTAATGAGGCAATTTTATTATGCGATAATGATCTAAATTTGAGTGGAGCGAATAAATAA
- a CDS encoding ATP phosphoribosyltransferase regulatory subunit gives MNENALNVYEHEIPNGSKLYFASSAKLKRQIEQKASEILENEGFSEIVTPFFSYHQHLSVDATNLLRFSDSLNHEISLRADSTVDTVRIVLRRLKANESKRWFYIQPVFRYPSQEIYQIGAELIGENDVLKSINIVAKLLNELKMDTFLQVSNIQIPRVICEILSVPIEIFENGQMEKILSQNVPWLSALALLKSVDELDEVIKISPSKLKEPLENLRNLASALEYKNLRIVPLYYSKMRYYDSLFFRFLRNNSIIASGGSYEIDGKINSGFAVYTDALIEEKINLRK, from the coding sequence ATGAATGAAAATGCTTTAAATGTTTATGAGCACGAAATCCCAAATGGAAGCAAACTATACTTTGCCAGTAGCGCAAAGCTAAAGAGGCAGATCGAACAAAAAGCTAGTGAAATTTTAGAAAATGAAGGCTTTAGCGAGATCGTAACGCCATTTTTCTCATATCATCAGCATTTAAGTGTAGATGCGACAAATCTTTTGCGTTTTAGCGATAGCCTAAATCACGAAATAAGTCTAAGAGCTGATAGTACGGTAGATACTGTAAGGATCGTACTTAGAAGGCTAAAGGCAAATGAATCAAAAAGATGGTTTTATATCCAGCCAGTCTTTCGCTATCCAAGCCAAGAAATTTATCAAATCGGAGCCGAACTAATCGGTGAAAATGATGTTTTAAAAAGCATAAATATCGTAGCAAAGCTTCTTAATGAGCTAAAAATGGATACATTTTTGCAAGTGAGTAATATACAAATTCCAAGGGTAATTTGTGAAATTTTAAGCGTGCCTATTGAAATTTTTGAAAATGGACAAATGGAAAAAATTTTATCTCAAAATGTTCCATGGCTAAGTGCTCTTGCTCTTTTAAAGTCAGTTGATGAACTGGATGAAGTGATTAAAATTTCTCCAAGCAAGCTAAAAGAACCGCTTGAAAATTTGAGGAATTTAGCCAGCGCTTTAGAATATAAAAATTTAAGAATAGTTCCGCTATATTACTCAAAAATGAGATATTACGATAGTTTATTTTTTAGATTTTTAAGAAATAACAGCATAATAGCAAGTGGCGGTAGCTACGAAATAGACGGAAAAATAAATAGTGGTTTTGCTGTTTATACAGATGCATTGATAGAAGAAAAAATTAATTTAAGGAAGTAA
- a CDS encoding adenylosuccinate synthase: MRKADLVVGVQWGDEGKGKIVDMLGLNYDMICRSQGGHNAGHTIWVDGVRYALHLVPSGILHKNIINIIGNGVVVCPEVLITEMAQFENLEGRLYISDKAHLNLSYHSQIDQAKERLKGEKAIGTTGKGIGPTYADKISRSGHRVGELLEPERLCDALMHDFETNKCVFDALGVKIPNENELLEELKRYKEVLAPFITNTTNLVWKALDENKKVLLEGAQGTLLDIDHGTYPYVTSSNTISAGACTGLGLNPKEIGEVIGVIKAYTTRVGFGPFPTEDKGTSGDKMCDIGKEFGTTTGRRRRCGWFDAVSVKYASRLDGVDTYALMKLDVLDGFEVVKICKAYQYNGETIDYMPTDLENATPIYEELAGWDSVKGISKYEDLPANARAYIERIEALTGVKIGYISTSPERSDTIIR, translated from the coding sequence ATGAGAAAGGCTGATTTAGTAGTTGGAGTTCAATGGGGTGATGAGGGTAAAGGCAAAATAGTTGATATGCTAGGACTAAACTATGATATGATCTGTCGCTCACAAGGTGGTCATAATGCTGGCCATACGATCTGGGTTGATGGCGTTAGATACGCGCTTCACCTTGTTCCAAGCGGAATTTTGCATAAAAATATTATAAATATTATCGGCAATGGTGTTGTTGTTTGCCCAGAAGTATTAATCACCGAAATGGCTCAGTTTGAAAATTTAGAGGGAAGGCTTTATATTAGTGATAAAGCACATTTAAATCTAAGCTACCATAGTCAAATCGATCAAGCAAAAGAGAGACTAAAAGGCGAAAAAGCGATCGGTACGACTGGAAAAGGCATTGGACCAACTTATGCTGATAAAATAAGTAGAAGTGGCCACAGAGTAGGCGAACTACTTGAGCCGGAGCGTTTGTGCGATGCTTTGATGCATGATTTTGAGACAAACAAATGTGTATTTGACGCGCTTGGTGTAAAAATTCCTAATGAAAATGAATTGCTTGAAGAGCTAAAAAGATATAAAGAGGTTTTGGCTCCATTTATCACAAATACTACAAACCTAGTGTGGAAGGCACTTGATGAAAATAAAAAGGTATTGCTTGAAGGCGCTCAGGGCACACTTCTAGATATCGACCACGGCACATATCCATATGTAACTAGCTCAAATACCATAAGTGCAGGTGCTTGCACAGGTCTTGGACTAAATCCAAAAGAAATCGGTGAAGTAATAGGCGTCATAAAGGCCTATACGACTCGTGTTGGCTTTGGCCCTTTCCCAACAGAAGATAAAGGCACGAGTGGCGATAAAATGTGCGATATCGGTAAGGAATTTGGCACGACTACCGGCCGCCGCAGACGTTGTGGTTGGTTTGATGCTGTGAGTGTAAAATACGCATCAAGGCTTGACGGCGTCGATACTTATGCACTTATGAAGCTTGACGTTCTTGATGGATTTGAAGTGGTAAAAATTTGCAAAGCTTATCAATATAATGGTGAAACTATTGACTATATGCCAACAGATCTTGAAAACGCAACTCCTATTTACGAGGAACTTGCAGGCTGGGATAGTGTAAAAGGTATAAGCAAATATGAAGATTTGCCAGCAAACGCAAGAGCTTATATTGAGAGAATAGAAGCGCTAACTGGCGTAAAGATCGGCTATATCTCAACAAGCCCTGAAAGAAGCGATACGATCATTAGATGA
- a CDS encoding flagellar export protein FliJ, producing the protein MKSKFTSIVRVKKQEMDKVEAKLAVARLNVRNFEENLVHLRARLEEFCLPKSGNIGELKENLEFIKIARQELNACKESLEIAKKEVSHYEHKYKNANLEYEKMKYLEKEEFKKEIKRIQKAEALALDEFTVMKFTTKSEL; encoded by the coding sequence ATGAAAAGCAAATTTACCTCTATCGTCCGTGTAAAAAAACAAGAGATGGATAAGGTAGAGGCAAAGCTTGCCGTTGCTAGGCTTAACGTAAGAAATTTTGAAGAAAATTTAGTGCATTTAAGAGCAAGGCTTGAGGAGTTTTGCTTGCCAAAAAGTGGCAATATAGGCGAACTAAAGGAAAATTTAGAGTTTATAAAGATAGCAAGGCAAGAGTTAAATGCCTGCAAAGAGAGCCTTGAGATAGCTAAAAAAGAGGTTTCGCATTACGAACATAAATATAAAAATGCAAATTTAGAGTACGAAAAGATGAAATATCTAGAAAAAGAAGAGTTTAAAAAAGAGATAAAACGCATACAAAAGGCCGAAGCACTTGCACTTGACGAGTTTACAGTGATGAAATTTACAACTAAGAGCGAGTTGTGA
- a CDS encoding MotE family protein, with protein MRAVLLLLTILNFAFCFEVPVDCTQIFEARKEEILKELEIIDEQRQALEVFRASSAAAYEENNKKLAKKEADLNATMKVIEQKRKEIDEVVAKNEKILKELRTMTSDKVNESYSKMKDGAAAEVLSKMPRSNAATILYALDAKKISTIMAKMDPKVASEITTLLQKGPPFADEKGDMPTPAGSINIQ; from the coding sequence ATGAGAGCGGTTTTATTACTCTTAACTATTTTAAATTTTGCATTTTGTTTTGAAGTACCAGTTGACTGTACGCAAATTTTTGAAGCTAGAAAAGAAGAAATTTTAAAGGAACTTGAGATCATAGATGAACAGCGCCAAGCTTTAGAGGTATTTCGCGCAAGCTCGGCAGCAGCCTATGAAGAAAATAATAAAAAGCTTGCCAAAAAAGAAGCTGATCTAAATGCGACAATGAAAGTGATCGAGCAAAAACGCAAAGAGATCGATGAAGTGGTCGCCAAAAATGAGAAAATTTTAAAAGAACTTCGCACAATGACTAGCGATAAAGTCAATGAGTCGTATTCTAAGATGAAAGATGGCGCGGCAGCTGAGGTACTCTCTAAAATGCCTAGATCAAACGCAGCCACCATACTTTATGCTCTTGATGCCAAAAAGATATCAACTATCATGGCAAAAATGGATCCAAAAGTAGCATCTGAGATCACCACTTTGCTTCAAAAAGGGCCACCATTCGCTGATGAAAAAGGCGATATGCCAACTCCAGCCGGTAGTATAAATATACAGTAA
- a CDS encoding TerC/Alx family metal homeostasis membrane protein, with the protein MNALEIQTIIVFLIMASLAFGIDLFAHKHDEKISLKQAGIWSIFWIGVSVLFGIYLYFERGSEIASLYFAGYALEKSLSVDNLFVMMAIFSWFKIPEIYRHRVLYFGVIGAMIFRLIFVAIGTILFAISPWMELIFAAIVAYSAVMMIKKDKCDEDIKDYSNHIAYRAVYRFFPVLPQLFGHSFFVKFSKISKQISDSQKTTLNDQILRLKATWIATPLFLCLCVIELSDVIFAFDSVPAVIAVSKDPVIVYSAMIFAILGLRTLYFVLEALKNFLKYLEISVIVLLFFIAAKLALNATAHIFHHGFEISAQISLFIILAILGVGVVASLIKK; encoded by the coding sequence TTGAACGCGTTAGAAATTCAAACAATTATAGTTTTTCTTATAATGGCATCACTTGCCTTTGGAATAGATCTTTTTGCTCATAAACATGATGAGAAAATTTCACTAAAACAAGCTGGCATTTGGTCTATCTTTTGGATAGGAGTTTCAGTACTTTTTGGTATATATTTATATTTTGAGCGAGGCAGTGAAATAGCAAGTCTTTATTTTGCAGGATATGCGCTAGAAAAGTCGCTCTCAGTAGATAATCTTTTTGTGATGATGGCGATTTTTTCATGGTTTAAGATACCTGAAATTTATCGCCATAGAGTGCTTTACTTTGGCGTTATAGGAGCTATGATATTTAGGCTCATCTTTGTAGCCATAGGTACGATACTTTTTGCTATCTCACCTTGGATGGAGCTAATATTTGCAGCAATAGTCGCATATAGTGCTGTAATGATGATAAAAAAAGATAAGTGTGATGAAGATATAAAAGATTATTCAAACCACATAGCTTATAGAGCAGTTTACCGCTTCTTTCCGGTTTTACCACAGCTTTTTGGACATAGTTTTTTTGTTAAATTTAGCAAAATTTCTAAACAAATTTCAGATAGTCAAAAAACTACTCTTAACGATCAAATTTTAAGGCTAAAAGCCACTTGGATAGCAACACCTTTATTCTTGTGTCTTTGTGTGATTGAGCTAAGCGATGTAATATTTGCTTTTGATAGCGTTCCAGCCGTCATTGCTGTGAGCAAAGATCCTGTGATTGTTTATTCAGCGATGATATTTGCGATACTTGGGCTAAGAACGCTTTATTTTGTGCTTGAAGCACTCAAAAATTTTTTAAAGTATTTAGAAATTTCTGTGATCGTGCTTTTATTTTTTATAGCAGCAAAGCTGGCTTTAAATGCGACTGCTCATATCTTTCATCATGGTTTTGAAATTTCTGCACAAATTAGCCTTTTTATCATTCTAGCCATTCTTGGAGTTGGGGTCGTAGCAAGCTTGATTAAAAAATAG
- a CDS encoding molybdopterin molybdotransferase MoeA produces MKDFMSYADSLKILKDTINAWEKVEKVAITDALDRNIAYDVTAAENYPAKPVSAMDGYAFAFKDGLSELELITDLPAGSDKGLVIEGSKCVKTFTGSLMSEGTDTLVPVENVEVVGSKILIKKSVSKGFAVREVGESYKKGEILIKKGTRLTYSEIALLAELGVFHVSVFIRPRVAILATGSEIKDLGEPLENPAQIHSSNHVGIAMQIRKMGAEPVLCEIVKDKAELVEKAIINALKSADILVTTGGISMGDYDFVKGALNENFSLIIEGAAIKPGRHIRVAKSGDKYIFALPGFPYSAMVMCVLYVRVLINAWFGQEEPKITAIMDEDYKKRSPFLEFTAVNLENREGKIFVNLDGKKLGSSAIVNNLTNKAALLMIPMDKEFLKKGEIVEILMMPC; encoded by the coding sequence ATGAAAGATTTTATGAGTTACGCAGATAGCCTAAAAATTCTAAAAGATACAATCAATGCGTGGGAAAAGGTCGAAAAAGTAGCCATCACGGACGCACTTGATAGAAATATCGCCTACGACGTGACAGCTGCCGAAAATTACCCAGCAAAGCCGGTTTCAGCGATGGACGGATACGCTTTTGCCTTTAAAGATGGCCTAAGCGAGCTTGAGCTCATCACAGACCTGCCTGCTGGAAGCGACAAAGGACTAGTCATAGAGGGTAGTAAATGTGTAAAAACTTTCACTGGCTCACTAATGAGTGAAGGCACTGATACTCTTGTGCCGGTAGAAAATGTCGAGGTTGTCGGATCAAAAATACTTATCAAAAAGAGTGTGTCAAAGGGTTTTGCCGTGCGCGAAGTAGGAGAAAGCTACAAAAAAGGTGAAATTTTGATCAAAAAAGGCACACGTCTAACCTACTCCGAGATAGCACTTCTTGCTGAGCTTGGTGTCTTTCACGTAAGCGTTTTCATACGCCCAAGAGTGGCGATACTAGCAACTGGCAGCGAGATAAAAGACCTTGGCGAGCCATTAGAAAATCCAGCACAAATTCACAGCTCAAATCACGTAGGCATCGCTATGCAGATACGCAAAATGGGCGCAGAGCCGGTCCTTTGTGAGATCGTAAAAGACAAGGCCGAGCTTGTCGAAAAAGCGATCATAAACGCACTAAAATCAGCTGATATATTAGTGACGACTGGTGGCATAAGTATGGGGGATTATGACTTTGTAAAAGGCGCTTTAAATGAAAATTTTAGCCTTATCATCGAAGGTGCTGCCATAAAACCGGGTCGTCATATCAGAGTGGCAAAGTCAGGCGATAAATATATCTTTGCGCTACCTGGATTTCCATACTCGGCAATGGTTATGTGTGTGCTTTACGTAAGGGTCCTAATAAATGCGTGGTTTGGTCAAGAAGAGCCAAAGATCACGGCGATAATGGACGAAGACTATAAAAAACGCTCGCCGTTTTTAGAATTTACAGCTGTAAATTTAGAAAACCGTGAGGGCAAAATTTTTGTAAATTTAGACGGCAAAAAGCTTGGCAGTTCAGCGATCGTAAATAATTTAACAAACAAAGCCGCACTTTTAATGATCCCAATGGATAAAGAATTTCTCAAAAAAGGAGAGATAGTAGAAATCTTGATGATGCCTTGTTAA